A genome region from Bifidobacterium coryneforme includes the following:
- a CDS encoding carbohydrate ABC transporter permease, which yields MTEETGVIGSRQAVADRKTGSQGPGDGRRAPKSRQGRFNAKAISRRNLRNGLIFISPNFIGFICLTLLPTLTLFYIAFTKWSAFGKPVFNGVKNWVRLSHDKIFMTSVWNTFYYSIVHIPLTLILAFALAVLLNSKLRGRAFFRTVAFFPYITSLVAAAQVWGMLFDPKSGPINSFLRLFISNPPGWLGSTAWAMPAVIIVGTWREVGYYMILLLAGLQTIPSELYEAAELDGTSGWQRFWHVTVPMMRPTLFFVMITLTIGSFKILDLTLVMTDGGPGTSTLVLAQYIYRVAFERGDFGYASAVSLVLLAICMVVTLIQFWYNNLKED from the coding sequence ATGACGGAAGAAACCGGAGTAATCGGCAGCCGACAGGCGGTTGCGGATCGCAAAACCGGGTCCCAGGGACCCGGCGATGGGCGGCGAGCCCCAAAATCCAGACAGGGCAGGTTCAACGCCAAGGCGATTTCACGAAGGAATCTGCGCAATGGACTGATTTTCATTTCACCGAACTTCATCGGCTTCATCTGCCTGACCCTCCTGCCCACATTGACCCTTTTCTATATAGCCTTCACCAAGTGGTCGGCCTTCGGCAAACCCGTCTTCAACGGGGTAAAGAATTGGGTCAGGCTCTCCCATGACAAGATTTTCATGACCTCGGTATGGAACACCTTCTACTACTCGATAGTCCACATCCCCCTGACCCTGATTCTGGCCTTCGCCCTGGCTGTCCTGCTCAATTCCAAGCTGCGTGGTCGAGCCTTCTTCAGGACGGTGGCATTCTTCCCTTACATCACCTCCCTGGTGGCTGCTGCGCAGGTATGGGGCATGCTCTTCGACCCCAAGTCCGGCCCCATAAATTCCTTCCTCAGGCTGTTCATCAGCAACCCTCCCGGGTGGTTGGGTTCGACGGCCTGGGCCATGCCCGCCGTCATCATTGTGGGCACCTGGCGTGAGGTCGGCTATTATATGATCCTGCTTCTGGCTGGGTTGCAGACCATTCCCTCCGAGCTTTATGAGGCGGCCGAGCTTGACGGTACCAGCGGATGGCAACGCTTCTGGCACGTGACCGTCCCCATGATGCGCCCCACGCTCTTCTTCGTCATGATCACCCTGACCATCGGATCCTTCAAGATTCTCGATCTGACACTGGTCATGACCGATGGCGGTCCCGGCACCAGCACCCTGGTGCTGGCCCAGTACATCTACCGTGTGGCCTTCGAGCGTGGCGACTTCGGTTACGCCTCGGCCGTCTCCCTGGTTCTTTTGGCCATCTGCATGGTGGTCACACTGATTCAGTTCTGGTACAACAACCTGAAGGAGGACTGA
- a CDS encoding family 78 glycoside hydrolase catalytic domain has protein sequence MLSDSNHGGGAAPVPDGRIRILVNDRVSPVALEPYEVPRVRWRLDPMLAADDSACSARVIVADRPNPDMGNGFSRDSVFTWESGIRPIDELNGAALPEVPMGPSERYWLRVELLDAQEQVVFRSRAATLGTGPGSRWSAQAIWTERDESPQAQNRTQNEGGNAWGWAFLRGVVALPAKPVRWATLNATASSTRPARQFVYRLWMNGAFQGCGPVFPLGDEARYDGYDVGGILQPGGDNFIGVIAYATSDQRFAAQLDVCFEDGQVEHYGTDASWKALPGGAAFPDSASIGTRYYRAPAEDIDLSFYPGGLSAAGFDDRDWPPARVKEPFDHCLASPVDSLQTSYLHPKNIRRTTPKSVLLDFGSVVMGGIRLRATLSGGMDLLIRYGEVVQDDDRVRYQLSAGNVYEDRWRMEAGENAAETWGIRVFRYAELVCEESGQAWEELVSAVAAGQVEAAALLTPAIDTHADFRSSRPVLDRVWKLGRDTVTRLNANIYVDSWTRERAPYEADAWIQQRAHQALDDAPSIGRYTVDYLVGNRTWPTEWPLYSILAVHDAWMSTGDLGQMRSRYRRLCSLLPFRYLDRESGLVVKEPGRSSQMDGDLVDWPESERDGYLFGRVNTVVNALSSRAFADMADMAKALGRHGDAVLFARVASRMRAAINDRLYDPSAGAYWDGLDHGPSGRPLAHHSLHASAFALAFAEPPRGRIERVGDFLRGRGMACSVYVAAVYLDGLYRSGLGADATALISATTGLRTWNHMLDQGSGGTMEAWDPCLKPNTTYSHPWAASPVYLLPSGLMGIRPLEPGCRSLACIPQPGDLEQAAVVLPLPRGDLSVGYRTSGPVRTAGGRTSLSGIRMELDLPQGCRAHLVLPPMIGVGAGQEVAVTVDGVDTVVKAEGDGMVLGRTVCPRGSLPLEPLGAGAHTVSACSPLT, from the coding sequence ATGCTGTCAGATTCGAATCATGGAGGCGGGGCCGCCCCGGTACCTGACGGTCGAATTCGGATTCTTGTCAATGACCGGGTGAGCCCGGTTGCCTTGGAACCCTATGAGGTTCCCCGGGTCAGATGGCGCCTTGACCCCATGTTGGCTGCGGATGATTCCGCTTGCTCGGCACGGGTCATCGTGGCCGACAGGCCGAATCCCGACATGGGGAACGGCTTTTCCCGAGATTCCGTTTTTACCTGGGAGAGCGGCATCCGTCCGATTGACGAACTCAACGGGGCTGCACTGCCTGAGGTTCCCATGGGACCCTCGGAGCGGTACTGGCTGAGGGTGGAACTGCTGGATGCCCAGGAGCAGGTGGTGTTTCGGTCCAGGGCCGCCACCCTCGGAACCGGCCCCGGTTCCAGATGGTCGGCCCAGGCCATCTGGACCGAGAGAGACGAATCCCCCCAGGCCCAGAACCGGACCCAGAACGAAGGTGGAAACGCTTGGGGTTGGGCCTTTCTGCGTGGCGTGGTCGCATTGCCTGCCAAACCGGTACGGTGGGCGACCCTGAACGCCACGGCCTCGTCGACCAGGCCGGCCAGGCAATTCGTCTACCGACTCTGGATGAACGGTGCCTTCCAGGGGTGTGGACCGGTCTTCCCCCTGGGCGACGAGGCCCGCTACGACGGGTATGACGTAGGCGGGATCCTGCAGCCGGGCGGAGACAACTTCATCGGCGTCATCGCCTATGCAACGTCGGATCAGAGGTTCGCCGCCCAGCTCGATGTCTGTTTCGAAGACGGACAGGTGGAGCACTACGGCACGGACGCCTCCTGGAAGGCCCTGCCGGGTGGTGCCGCCTTCCCGGACAGCGCCTCCATCGGTACCAGGTACTACCGGGCTCCTGCCGAGGATATCGACCTGTCGTTCTATCCCGGGGGTCTTTCGGCGGCCGGCTTCGACGACAGGGACTGGCCGCCCGCCAGGGTGAAGGAGCCATTCGACCACTGCCTGGCTTCACCTGTTGATTCTTTGCAGACCTCCTACCTGCATCCGAAGAATATCCGCCGCACCACGCCGAAAAGCGTGCTTCTGGATTTCGGCTCCGTGGTGATGGGGGGTATACGGTTGCGGGCGACCCTTTCGGGTGGTATGGATCTTCTGATCCGGTATGGGGAGGTTGTTCAGGACGATGACCGGGTCAGATACCAGCTCTCCGCAGGCAATGTGTATGAGGATCGCTGGCGGATGGAGGCGGGGGAGAATGCGGCCGAGACCTGGGGGATTCGCGTCTTCCGGTATGCGGAGCTGGTCTGTGAGGAGTCGGGGCAGGCTTGGGAAGAGCTGGTCTCGGCCGTCGCCGCCGGGCAGGTGGAGGCCGCCGCTCTTCTGACACCGGCGATTGACACCCATGCCGACTTCCGATCCTCCCGGCCTGTCCTTGACAGGGTCTGGAAATTGGGGCGGGACACCGTCACGAGACTCAATGCCAACATATATGTGGACTCTTGGACCAGGGAGCGGGCTCCCTATGAGGCAGATGCTTGGATTCAGCAGCGGGCTCATCAGGCCCTGGATGACGCCCCGTCCATCGGCCGCTACACGGTGGATTATCTGGTGGGAAATCGAACCTGGCCCACCGAGTGGCCCCTGTATTCCATCCTGGCCGTGCACGATGCCTGGATGTCGACCGGCGACCTCGGTCAGATGCGCAGTCGATACCGGCGGCTCTGTAGTCTCCTGCCCTTCAGGTACCTCGACCGGGAGAGCGGCCTGGTGGTCAAGGAACCGGGCCGGTCAAGCCAAATGGACGGGGATCTGGTCGACTGGCCTGAGAGCGAGCGTGACGGGTATCTCTTCGGCAGGGTCAATACGGTGGTCAATGCCCTATCCTCCCGTGCCTTCGCCGATATGGCCGATATGGCCAAGGCCCTGGGCCGCCATGGTGATGCCGTCCTCTTTGCCCGCGTGGCCTCCAGGATGCGTGCCGCCATCAACGATCGTCTCTATGACCCCTCTGCCGGTGCCTACTGGGATGGACTGGATCACGGACCCTCCGGACGTCCCCTGGCCCACCACTCCCTCCACGCCTCGGCCTTCGCCCTGGCCTTTGCGGAACCACCCAGGGGGAGAATCGAACGGGTGGGGGACTTCCTGCGCGGTCGGGGTATGGCGTGCAGCGTTTACGTGGCGGCCGTCTATCTGGATGGCCTTTACCGGTCGGGCCTGGGGGCGGATGCCACTGCTCTGATCAGTGCAACCACAGGCTTACGGACATGGAATCACATGCTCGATCAGGGCAGTGGTGGAACCATGGAGGCCTGGGATCCCTGTCTTAAGCCCAATACCACCTACTCCCACCCCTGGGCCGCATCGCCTGTCTACCTCCTGCCCTCTGGCCTGATGGGAATTCGTCCCTTGGAGCCTGGGTGCCGCTCCCTCGCCTGCATCCCGCAACCCGGTGATCTTGAACAGGCGGCTGTGGTCCTGCCCCTGCCCAGGGGTGACCTGTCGGTGGGTTACCGGACTTCAGGACCGGTACGGACCGCTGGTGGTCGGACCAGCCTCTCCGGCATCCGAATGGAACTCGATCTGCCGCAGGGGTGCCGTGCCCATCTGGTTCTTCCCCCGATGATTGGGGTCGGCGCGGGGCAGGAGGTCGCCGTCACCGTTGATGGGGTCGATACGGTGGTCAAGGCCGAGGGGGATGGAATGGTGCTTGGCCGCACCGTATGCCCGAGGGGTTCCCTTCCCCTGGAGCCGCTGGGGGCGGGAGCCCATACGGTCAGTGCCTGCTCGCCCTTGACTTGA
- a CDS encoding carbohydrate ABC transporter permease, translating to MSTNTVSSALASPAVEEIPWNRKKASPAKIAGTIIGYLSMVVVSAFVLLPFFWMVLSSLKPNNEVYAIPIKWFPSVWHWENYATIWTKSDMTTWLLNTVFFAVIVTLLQVFTGSFAAYGFSKIPFRGRTTLFLIYIATMAVPWQAYMIPQFKLVSAVGLSDTRWSIILLQAFGAFGVFMMKQFYDTIPEDLSEAARLDGLSEFGIYWRVVLPLSGPSLAALAIITFTNTWNDYMGPLIYLRSQKLYTIQLGLKLFISQYNADFAMIMTGSVISVLPILIVFLLGQKQFIAGIATSGMKG from the coding sequence ATGTCCACCAACACAGTGTCTTCGGCCCTTGCCTCGCCTGCCGTCGAGGAGATTCCCTGGAACAGGAAGAAGGCCTCTCCGGCCAAGATCGCCGGGACCATCATCGGGTATCTGTCCATGGTCGTCGTCTCGGCCTTCGTCCTTCTGCCCTTCTTCTGGATGGTGCTTTCCTCACTGAAGCCCAACAACGAGGTGTATGCCATTCCCATCAAATGGTTCCCATCGGTCTGGCATTGGGAGAACTACGCAACCATCTGGACCAAGTCGGATATGACGACCTGGTTGCTCAACACCGTTTTCTTCGCTGTGATTGTGACCCTCCTGCAGGTCTTTACCGGGTCCTTCGCGGCCTATGGTTTTTCGAAGATTCCCTTCAGAGGGCGCACCACTCTTTTCTTGATTTACATCGCCACCATGGCGGTGCCCTGGCAGGCCTACATGATTCCGCAGTTCAAGCTGGTCTCAGCCGTCGGCCTCTCCGATACCAGGTGGTCCATCATCCTTCTGCAGGCCTTCGGAGCCTTCGGTGTCTTCATGATGAAACAGTTCTACGACACCATACCCGAGGACTTGTCCGAAGCGGCCAGACTGGATGGTCTGAGTGAGTTCGGCATCTACTGGAGGGTCGTCCTGCCCCTGTCCGGCCCATCCCTGGCGGCCCTGGCCATCATCACCTTCACCAACACCTGGAACGACTACATGGGTCCGCTGATCTACCTGCGCTCCCAGAAGCTCTATACGATCCAGCTGGGTCTGAAGCTCTTCATTTCCCAGTACAACGCTGATTTCGCAATGATCATGACGGGTTCGGTCATTTCGGTCCTGCCCATCCTGATTGTCTTCCTCCTTGGGCAGAAACAGTTCATAGCCGGTATCGCCACTTCCGGCATGAAGGGCTGA